The sequence below is a genomic window from Macadamia integrifolia cultivar HAES 741 chromosome 1, SCU_Mint_v3, whole genome shotgun sequence.
CATGAATGTAAACTTGTGTTTGTCATTGATGTTTACGTTATAGGACAGCATATATACCAGTCTATagccttttttattttgtggtATTTTGGTAGTAAGAATTTTTAATCTTGTTGATTCAACATATTGCATGTATGTAGAAAGATAATCCACCATCCTTTTCCTTCTTGTGCTTAAATCAGCAAGCTTAAATTacttgaagaaagaagaaatccaaataTGAGTATTCTTAATTATCAAATGATAAAGTAAAAGCTGACCAAGGCCAGTTCTCAAAACTATCATATTGTGGATAATATTAATGGCTTCCAAATAGTCTGAGATCAAGATGCCTTCTCCAGGTGAAATGTATCGATGAGAATGATACCTGCTCTAATCCCCAAAATCTCTTTTTCTTCACTGTGTTTAACCAAACAGTAGGCTAACCAGCAATGCTAATTAAAAGTATCATAAGCAGCATTTATATAATAAATTCTGAATGTGTATAGCTTGAAGAGATCTGCTGAATGAGTTCAGAGAATGATGACTGTCAGAACTACAGCAGTATAGTTAGAGGATCTATATGTAGTGTTCCTGTGTATGCCACAAGCTTtccttttcaattatttatttattatttaaaaaagaaattgtcACAAAGGGTCTGTGAAGGTGAGTGCCAAATGTTTTGTATAAGCATTCTTTCATTGAACTTCCTCTGCTATGCTCTGTTCTGGTTCTTAATAAAGAGGCTGCCCAGATTCATTACAGAAGTAGGTTATGTAACGGCTATACTGCCCTATTTATTAGAGATCATGAATTAAGAAAAGACAGACTTGATGACAATTGGTTCTTATGATTTCTCTACTTGAGAAGAGAAGGTCATAACTTCCTCGATAAGGCTAAGAGGCTGGTTACCTCCTAATTAGCCAAAACTCAAAGCTTAGTTCGTAAAACTAATTTATCAAATAGGGAATTCtctattttatctcttttcatttatttgttatattttccTCTATTTTGTTTCCACAAAATTTGTCTACGTAACACTGAACATTAACCATGTTGACTATATGTGTCAAAAATGAGATTTTCGAATCTCTAATTGATCAGTGGGAATTGGGGAACCGGTTGATACTTTGAATGCATAGCCAAATTAGGACATATTTGCACTTGTCCAGAAAATCTCAACCTCAGTCAAATTAGGAGACATTTGCACTAGTTTAGATATGCCCACTAGGTCACTACACTGGCCAAATTAGGAAAACTGTTTCCACATTTGCTTTAATTGCTGACAAACATTATGGTACTGAGTTTTCCTACACCCACAGTCGAGGGAGAGTCCCTTGACCAAGGGGTTTGAACTTCGAAAGGTGTCCAAAGGGTATTAAGAGACAGTACATGAGTATGATCGACTTATACAATAAAAGATGGGAGTAGTAATTAATCAAGGACTTTATAGAAGTGGCTGAACGCTCCTCCAATGCAACTTTCCCCAACATTTTGATGGGAAAGATTTGTTAGTCTTAATGGTTATTGGTAGGGACAACTTTGTATGGATATTAAATAAGGGAATAAATAGAGGAggcagaaaaatcaaagaaaaagataatagAAAGCAATAGATGCATGATGCTACCTTTCCAGGCAATGACCATCACATCAGAATGCCTTGAGATACAAGGAAAGGAATTAGCAATTCCTGTAAACCACTATTTCCCCTTACCTTGTGCTACTGCTCCCCATTTCTATTGATGGCAGATCTTACCCGTAACAATATATGGTGTTCATGAATGAGTACGGCGGCAATATTTTTcacataaaataattttttaaggaaaagaaCGCTACATGGTTGCATGGATCCTGGTCAAACATACGATGCTGCGAAATTACCATCTCAATCAttataaaatcacaaaactctATCCTTGTTGATTTCTTTCTGTTCACTCTCTTTAGCCCATAAAACTGATGTAGTGGTTACATGACCAAGTAGCAAAATCCTGAATTTTAAACCTAATTAGGTTTAACCTCCTTGTTTTGAATAAATATTTCACCCTTGATGCATAAGGCCATTAGCATAAAACTGAAAAAGACACTGTTATTTCCCTCTATATAACAACATATTCCCATCATTTACTCTCAAAATTACTATTAAAAACTTACCGTTACCTAGAAAGGAGCAGCCATTGAATGGTATGTAAAAGGAAGTAGCAGCCACGGCCAAGGAAAGAGATTTGGGGCTGCAATTTTTTAAAGCAGCCATTGTAGAGACTTGGGCATCCCCAACCGCCACCCATGGCACCCAAATGCAGTCGCAGAGTCCTAATGACGCCACTATAAATGCTCCCAAAACTTCCTTAATTACTGGCTTTGCCTCTATAGATAAATTATAAGAAAAACCAATTAAACATCATAAGTTATAATTGCAAATAACCCAAGAGGTAgtatagttggtgagcaacgaacttggtacgaaaCTTAAACTTGGACGTCCTAAATtagactcccactaggcacaccttgagGCTTgagccactcacacagggtgtttagtgttcttcattgctttcagtgaaaattgaattgttttcattcaacctcggtatgacccAGTTCATGttgttgtggggtcagtatgggcccgccgTTAGGTTGGGAGATTGTAATACCCTGAAATCTGagtaggggtatttttgtcttttgaccATTGTAGGGTCAGGGTGACTTAAAGTGGGGATACCAGATCGTTGAGGGTGCATCAATCCTTGGTAAGTGCTAAAATTCATCCATTAAATGTAACTACAGTATAGAATAACTTTAGAGTTTTTACCCTAGaaattaccattttgcccttgaACCTTAATTTACCATTTTGCCATTGAATCATAACttaacttttcttttaattatatgattttaatgTCAATCTTAATATTGACTTACTTACTTAAGAACCCTAACTAACTAATATTGACTTACtttaactatatatatatatatatatatatattatccaCATGGATAATTAGATAACAAGTGGATAAGGCCTAATTAATTGACAACCCTAACAAACTaattattgttaattaataatGAACAAATGAAGGCTTCTCTAATAAAGTTGAGactttccttttgaaatttaGATAGACTTGAGCATAAAGTAAGTAAGATAATATAGGataagtgagagaaagagttgGAGATCAATTGTGACTAGAATAGAGGAAAAGATGGAGTTGGAGATGAAATATGAATGGTAGAAATAGAGTTGGACATGATTTGGGGAAGGAAAGTAGAAGCAAAAAACGTGGCTCTATTGTCTCTCAATCTCTatttaaggaaaatcaaaaggaagaaaaagaaaatatattgtggagaagaaaaaggagaaggaaggagaagaaaaaggagaaaagaatcaAGATTTCGAACAATTTTCAAAATAAGAGTTCTTAGCATTATTTAattactttattattttctaatttGAGGATTGATCATGATTTAAAAGTTTGAGACTTTAGATTATGGGttttaggagagaaaaaaataagattttgatatGTTAATAGTAATTTTTGGATCAGACAGAACAGTAATCTgagattttttatattattaaaaatatttaataatttttttatgatatgaAATAATTACTGGGATTATATGCATGTGTTTACGAGATCTcctaaaaatttcattaaattcgGAGTTGATTTGTTACACCGAAACATTCATATATTCAGATAGGTCACTGTGAGGGGAGTTTTTTATACCAAAGAATGGAGTAATGATGGAAGGAAATAAACTTCGAGttttaatctaattttttttatcgtaGAAATTTTCATGAATTTTCTAAATCTATGAAAaaattggaagtgatttgagttCGGAAAAGTAGGTTAATGAATTTTATAAACTTGCTAGTCAGAATCTATTACAGTCTGAAGATCATTTTTGAGGGAGATTGATACCTAAGCTAAGAATGGTTTTTTTATGTGATTTTCGTATGAGACTTGTATATTTGAGTTACGTTTCAATAGGATATAATTTCAACTTATTTGGAATTTCagagatatttattttctatttttctatgtcAGTAGGCAGAATAGGTTGAGGCAGAATTTTAGGAACGACATCAAGGTGAGTAGAGCCTCTATCCTAACTTGCTTATTTTTATAGTGCTATCCATAAGAGATTTTATAAACAATAGATCTATTCTAAACCTTGAATTTCATGTTGTTTTGTcagtaaaatataattttacaaACTTAATGTTATGTACATGAGAGAATGAGGAaacaaattgaattttattttatgatttgaaTTATTATACATAGCATAATTTTATAAATGGGGTATTGATTACATAATGTTAGTTGCTAATATTATGTGTTAAGTTACGATTATGATTGCATGGAGTAATGTACTATGTGCATTACATAATTCTTATATCACATGAGTTTTTGTCTATGCATATGTGTTTAAAAACATTAGCTTACATAAATTTACTGTTTTGATATATAAGATGCATTGTTTGTTGTGGTAATGATACTTTACATTACCAACCTTGATTGAGGAGGGATGTGAGACTTCCTTGATCATTGATTTGTtatttgtagttgttttgaTGACTTttataaaaactgaaattgaaattgatttcaaaTTTACGTAGGGACTAATAGGGTGGAATTAGAATATTGATCAAACTTGAATTCCGAACttgtttatatttatatatattttttgttcttggttGACTTTATTATTGTTGTCTCGTCTTATCAATATTGTCGTTATAATGTTGAGGTAATGATTGGTTTACTAGACTTTTTCTCAGTGGAACTGTAGACTACTAGATGACGCAACCTACCTTCAGTAGAATCTACCAATTGTTACTTGACCTTCGGGAGGTATGATTTGGTCTTTGGGAGGTTGGATACTAGCTAGTTTCTACGAATTTTTGTATGTTGAGTAGAGGCAATGTGGTGGCTATGACACATTTGTCATTCATGGATGATATTATGAAtttgttgtttaatttcttttgagTCATCATATGTACTTATGCGACGATATAAATGGAGCAATGTAAGTATATGTGGTATGCttgttcttttgattttttgaaaatttatttattaaactaTATATGTCTTTCCCCATATTAATTGTATGATCGTGATTTTAAAGTTGTTTAGTGTTATAATTCTACTCATTAAGTTTATTCCCAGAGACTTACCCTCATACTTACCCTCATAACTTGTAGAAGACGTTGGTGAGGACTATTATGGAGATGACGTGAATGTTGAGCCTATAGTTGATCAGCAGAAGGACATTGCTTATGAATTTAAAGAagacaatgatttttatttttagatgatgtatATTTTGAGTTAGAGTTTGAAGACATACTTTAATTCAACAttactttaagtttgaaatttgaattagatATTTGAgctttaaattttaataatatattaatttaGTTAACTCTTGCTTGCACTTATGTTTGTGAGGATACTATTCTGGTTCATTATCGCCTAGAATTTACAGATCCTATGGACCATTGATGTCCGAAAACCCTAGGCCAGGTTTCAGGGTGTCACATTCCACCTTCCATGTGTTCTAGCTTTCACATTCAAAATTGGGTATGGGATCAGTCTCCATCGGTTCTAAACCAAATACTTTCAGACTCAGCCGGTTTCTTCTTAGGCTCAGTTAGAATTGGTCTACTTTGGCCATATTCATTAGTAGGCGAAGAATCAGGGTCAATTGTTTTGATGAATAATGAAGGTTTATATATTGTGGTACTGGGGAAGATTCATAATTTAATTATGAATAGCAAGACCAAAATACTCTCCCTTGCATTCACATACCTCTAGATTTTTTGCATCTATGAAATTTATCATGGGAGAGAGGGACCTTGGGTTTCACTTGTTTACAAAATCTCAACATCATCAATCGATCTAACAACATTAGAAAAACATTTTGGGACTAGTTTAGATTTCCCCACTACACTGACCAAATTAGGAAAATTGCTCCCTCATTTGCCTAAATTGCTGAAAAACATTTTGGGATTGAGTTTTCCCCAAACCAACAGTCAATGGTGAATCTGATGTTGTTTAGAAGGTATATGGGGACAATACATGAGTATtatccgtgggttgcccagatggttagggcgaattagGGATTTTGTGGATGGGCGCACGGTCTCAGATTTGATTCTCCATCTGtacatctgcgatttaagtggaaacCGTATTGGTGGGTTGTtgcgctagtctccccgaggattagttgaggtgcgCATAAGGTGGCAGGAACACCTTagttaacttaaaaaaaaaaaaaagatgggtgtaataattaattaatgaccTTAGAAGTGGCTGAGCCCTCTCCATAGGTGGGGctgtggaggaaaactttcaccagtattttgatagaaaagatTTGTTAGTCTCATGGTTATTGGTACGAACAAATTTGTATGGCTAATGGctataaaaaaaaggaggatgAAGAAAAATCCAACAAAGTTACTAGAAAACAATTGGTGCATGATGCTACCTTTCAGACAATGACCTCACATTGTTATTTTTTGGTAAGCAATGACTAACACATTAAAATACCTTAggcaagaaggaaaaaattagCAATTTTTGTGAagattattgttttcccttctaATACACTAAAAATTCACATAAAaccaaagggaaaaagaaagttacCTAGTCTATGAAATAaagtctcatttttttttttttaataaaaaatctcattcatgttGATACTTTTGCATGTGCTTTTGTAGGTCCCACGAACCATCGATGCCAGTATCAATTGTATCTACAATGCACCTCCTGAAaagagggaaattttttttttctttctttcaaaattaTTCATTAAACTTACAAATTCATTTATAATACCAATATCCAACAAATTATGCACCCAACGAAGggcaaaaaaaaggggggaaaaaaaaagcaaaaaaaaatccaccacCCATCAAAGACCTCAACTttttaaattcatatttactgtagCATATCAAATATTGACTATCAAATTCACATGGCCAATACGTATTGGTATCATGGTATTAATCAATatagattttctttttattattggaAAATGGCCTTTTGAAATGTACGAGCTCGTCTTGATATTATCATATTATTATCAGCGGTGACCAATATGGTACCAGTGTTACCAAAAAATGACCGATATGATACCAGATACCATGCTTTTGTCTTTATAAACCAATCAAGCAATAACCCACCAAGGGCATTATAATGGAAAGTAGATCAGGTTCAGGGATCAAGTTCTCGTGCAGgattgatccacacagatggtaTCCACCTAAGGAAAAATTTAGGTGGATTCTATATTTGTGGATCAGATCGTAAGAGAATGGACTCATTATAATGTCCCATTCTCATAACCAAAGTGGTGAAGAATGATACGCTTAGTCTcagccttgtcccaagtatgaccttagaTAGGAACCTATTGCAGGGTTAGGATTCATGTTCCCGACAACATTTAGTTGAGTTTCTCCTACCATGTGGATTGAACCTCTATCCTCTTCATCCTTTTCCAATTATATGTCCCCTTCTcttgttttctgttttcttcattttgttttgtttggattcATGTACCTGActtattaagttgggataaaatTAAGATTATTGTTGTATTGCCATAGAACTCGACCAAGAAATTAAGAACAAATTCTCTAAGAGAGTTGCTTGAATGAATCATCAATCAACAATGGCTTCCCAAGAAGGATCATCACAGACCATCAACCTGAAGGTTCTGATCGACAAGAAGAACAACAGAGTAGTAATGGCTGAAGCTGAGAGTGACTTTGTGGACATTCTTTTCAACTTCTTGACTATGCCCATGGGAACCATAGTGAGACTCATCAGCAAACATCCAGAGCCTGCCAATAGTGGATCCTTGACCAGTCTATACCAATGGGTGGAGAATCTTGATGAgcagcttctgcagaatcaagCATGCAAGTCCATGCTACTTCATCCAAAGAATCCTTATGAAGAGGAGTACGGTaggaaactgaaactgaatatCGATGCTACCAAATACTATATTTGTGCCGATTGGAATTGTAGCCGTGAGAATTACGGTTTGTTTAGTGCTTTCAAGAATGACAGATGCAACTGCGGGAAAATGATGGACAGGGAGATACGCAGGAACAAAGAATATGTGGCTGGAGATGGAGGAGTGTTTGTCTTTGGAAAGTCCAAGTTCATGGTAACAGATGATTTGCAGGTAAAGTCTATTTCTCCAGCTACTATAGTGACACTGTTGGACAAAGTTGGGATCAAAGACAAGAGATCACTTCAAGAGACTACACTGAATATTGGCTCAGAGGAGGtatgattttgattcaatttgaaccttctgttttcttcttcacttgagaTCCCTCAGTAGAAGGAAGTAAAGTTCCACACTAGGATTTATACTGTTCTATCCCCAAACCTTCTGTTTGCCTCTCTGGTTTTCCAACTGGCTATGTAAGGATACTAAGGCTATGCTTGGTATGCATGTTGTCATTGTCCCACCTCAGAAAATGctttctcaaagaaaaaaatgagaacatTTTGTGGAGGTATATTTGGCAAAATTACATTCttgattttagaattttttcaGGCATTTCATCATAGACTTCATAGGCAGGATCTATTTGGAGTGAAGGAAATGCATTCCTAAATGAGAATGCATGTTCTCATTCCAATTGGGTTCTTGACTTTTTGCCTTATTTGGGCTTTACTGCTTTCCTTCTCTTTGGTCTTTGACTTTTCAGtatctttaattatttttcttacaaCCCATTGTGCTCTCTGTATTTTGGGCCTTGCTAAAGACGTAATGGGCACATTTTGTGAATCTCTATTTGTTTGTTATACTAGGACTAGTTGGAGAATTGAAGTTTAATATTCTATGTGTATATACTGTTTGAAGTATTATGAGTATATACTAGGTACCTCAGAATCTTTTGTATTGTGTACAGATTATACATCCAATCTTTaactaaatgaaaattttcttccgTTGTCTTCGATGTCTTCATTTATAGATTTTGAATCTGCTCAAGAGATCTTTATTTTCCAAGACACCTCTGACAGATGTTTTTGTTAGAAAGCAAGGAATATCTACTTCAGAAGGCCTAAATTTTGAGATAGCAGATGCAGTGCAGTCTAAGAGCAGCGGAAGTACTTTATATAGATTTCCAAGAGACATGAGTATGAAGTTAATGATGAGTAAGTCAATAAACAAAGCCTTGTATTCTGAAGCTGGGGAAGATCTGGTTAACTTTCTCCTCAGCTTCCTTACCTTGCCTCTTGGATCCATTTTACAACTCTTGGGTGGGAATTCATTGCTGGGATCCATGGACAATCTGTATATGAGTGTGGCATGGTCAAGAATTACCAAGACTGATACTATAAGGGACCTGCTTCTGCACCCCTGCCTCTGCCGTGGTTCTTACAACCCACTAGGACTAAATGAAATTGATGGTCAGCCTGATTCCTTGCGGTGTACAAGTTATCAAAATCCGCAGAATAAAGATGATAACCCTTATACTGCCTACCTGACTACTGAGCGGCAGCCTGATCATGGTCGAACAAGTGAATGCTGTAAATATTTACAACTTAAGTTTCCACCAAGTGGAGGAGGATTTCTCAAAGGACCAGCAAATTTCATGGTAACAGACAATTTGGTTTTCAAACCTTTAGTCTCTAACTGGAGTCACTGTCTCTCCTTTGTTACACAATTTAAAGTTCCCCTGGATGATTTGGAGGTCCGAGAGATTAACGTGGGCAGAGAGCAGGTGAGTGTCTCAAAAGTTTACAAGATTATGATATGGCATCATAGATAATATAATCAGTTAGAACTAGTTAATTACTTCATGGGCATTGGATTTTTATAATGAAGATGAACTATATAAGGGTATTAGTCAATCTTCTTAAATCAATCTTACATATAAATTATGTGATGCAGGCTTTGAGGTTATTGAAGTTTTATCTCTTCTCTAAATCGGTGCCAACTGATGCTTTGCAAGCCATATTCAACTTTGAATTAAAGAGTCCCAAACAAGAAGAGTAAATGTTGATATGGATATCATGGGACTTATAATAATAGCCTATTGAGTTCAGTGACCTTTGTAATGGTGgttttttgatttaatttacTTGCTCATAGATATAGActtgtgttttttgttatcGATGTTCCTCTAATGGCTCTGTTTACCACCAGTTAGCTATGTGTTATGGACCTGTTTCTCTAGTAAATTCACATTTCAGTTCTCATTTTCATGTTTtgatctctcttcttttcatttttttcccttgtggTATCTTgcctttgtaatttttttcttttccgtcttaatttattttttatcaaaaaaataaaataaaaatccaaacctTCAATGTTCAAACCTAGAAGAGGTATTTGAACAACCACGCAATCAACATGaagtctaggggtgtcaatcggtcgggctaggccggtctctatcgggcttaatcgggcttgaccacttaaAAGCCTTACAtcgtgaacgcccgtttaagtTAACGGGCCTAGCTTTGTgggcatggtatggtttataATCGGATCGGTCAGTGTCGGGTTTTAATCGGGCTTTTTTAAATGGGTCTTAACCGAGCCTTAACTGGACTACGGACCTATTTAAGCCTAAACGAGCTTTAAACATGGCTACcctaaaaatattttcttaagttggttgaatGCCCATAAATATGTGaagcaaatctttaataaaaaagaaaaatgatataagattatggttgttcttacaaggaaaaagaagagattatgacatttacaacttacaaaataaagcttaat
It includes:
- the LOC122076614 gene encoding uncharacterized protein LOC122076614, with the protein product MNHQSTMASQEGSSQTINLKVLIDKKNNRVVMAEAESDFVDILFNFLTMPMGTIVRLISKHPEPANSGSLTSLYQWVENLDEQLLQNQACKSMLLHPKNPYEEEYGRKLKLNIDATKYYICADWNCSRENYGLFSAFKNDRCNCGKMMDREIRRNKEYVAGDGGVFVFGKSKFMVTDDLQVKSISPATIVTLLDKVGIKDKRSLQETTLNIGSEEILNLLKRSLFSKTPLTDVFVRKQGISTSEGLNFEIADAVQSKSSGSTLYRFPRDMSMKLMMSKSINKALYSEAGEDLVNFLLSFLTLPLGSILQLLGGNSLLGSMDNLYMSVAWSRITKTDTIRDLLLHPCLCRGSYNPLGLNEIDGQPDSLRCTSYQNPQNKDDNPYTAYLTTERQPDHGRTSECCKYLQLKFPPSGGGFLKGPANFMVTDNLVFKPLVSNWSHCLSFVTQFKVPLDDLEVREINVGREQALRLLKFYLFSKSVPTDALQAIFNFELKSPKQEE